One Prunus dulcis chromosome 7, ALMONDv2, whole genome shotgun sequence DNA segment encodes these proteins:
- the LOC117634638 gene encoding N-acylphosphatidylethanolamine synthase, with the protein MGRRIMEWAARSDYMGGIPRKMVIMAVGGLAKAAVSLLNNTTVHNADTLLRLVRSRPPGVPLVTVSNHMSTMDDPLLWGFKGFPITDAKLSRWALAAEDICFKSSMLSYFFRLGKCIPIIRGGGIYQEHMNEALERLSEGEWLHTFPEGKVSQEDAPIRRLKWGTASLIARAPVTPIVLPIVHTGFEQVMPENFYRGKRPPFPLWNKNIKIIVGEPMELDLPKMRQMAMSLSRNISHPTLGWPSTCPDGLDEAAQRCLYIAISEKIQNVMETLRTFARSFSKSKDQNLC; encoded by the exons ATGGGACGAAGAATAATGGAATGGGCAGCTCGGTCTGATTACATGGGCGGCATTCCAAGGAAGATGGTGATCATGGCGGTGGGGGGTTTGGCAAAGGCCGCTGTCTCTTTGCTCAACAACACCACTGTTCACAATGCCGATACACTCCTTCGTCTGGTTCGGTCTCGGCCTCCTGGTGTCCCACTCGTCACTGTTAGCAACCACATGTCCACCATGGATGACCCTTTGTTGTGGGGTTTCAAGGGCTTTCCCATCACGGATGCGAAATTGTCTCGGTGGGCTTTGGCTGCCGAGGACATTTGTTTCAAAAGTTCAATGCTTTCTTACTTCTTCAGACTTG GGAAGTGCATACCAATTATACGGGGTGGTGGCATTTATCAAGAACACATGAACGAAGCTCTTGAGCGTTTAAGTGAAGGAGAATGG TTGCATACATTTCCAGAAGGAAAAGTGTCCCAGGAAGATGCACCTATTAGACGATTGAAATGGGGAACTGCTAGTCTCATTGCTCGTGCTCCTGTGACCCCTATAGTTTTGCCGATTGTCCATACTGGATTTGAACAG GTGATGCCTGAGAACTTCTATCGTGGTAAAAGGCCTCCTTTTCCATTATGGAATAAGAACATTAAGATAATTGTTGGCGAGCCAATGGAACTTGACCTTCCTAAAATGAGGCAGATGGCAATGTCTCTGTCCCGTAATATTTCACATCCTACTTTAGGATGGCCAAGCACTTGCCCAGATGGTCTGGATGAGGCAGCACAAAGATGTCTGTACATTGCAATTTCAGAGAAAATCCAAAATGTCATGGAGACCTTGCGAACTTTTGCTAGAAGTTTTTCAAAGTCAAAAGATCAAAATCTTTGCTAG
- the LOC117635996 gene encoding protein FATTY ACID EXPORT 2, chloroplastic-like has translation MADLCVSQSSLVLRPKIGALHNLNTSISPARRLQHNNLSYRGFGASSGNALLLRHASIQKLGVVSDTKSSTIFTVDSGIKDIGIEPATGGGGGGGDFGGRGGGGGGGDNSDDKGEGEEGPEEKREKKGMSMSQKLTLGYAALVGVGGLMGFLKSGSQKSLLAGGLSAALLFYVSTQLPVRPVFASSIGLGLSAALLGVMGSRFKKSGKVFPAGVVSLVSLVMTGGYLHGILRGMH, from the exons ATGGCAGACTTGTGCGTTTCTCAGTCCTCGCTTGTTCTACGCCCCAAAATTGGAGCTTTACACAACCTAAACACCTCCATTTCTCCAGCCCGACGCCTGCAACACAACAATCTCAGCTATCGGGGATTTGGGGCTTCCTCTGGTAACGCTCTTTTGTTGAGACACGCATCAATTCAGAAGCTTGGGGTTGTCTCTGACACCAAATCTTCCACTATATTCACTGTTGACTCGGGGATCAAGGATATCGGCATCGAACCAGCTACCGGCGGCGGAGGCGGCGGTGGTGACTTTGGCGGTAGAGGCGGCGGAGGCGGCGGAGGTGATAATAGTGACGATAAAGGCGAGGGAGAGGAGGGAccggaagagaagagagagaagaaagggaTGTCAATGTCTCAGAAACTAACTCTAGGATATGCTGCTCTTGTTGGAG TGGGTGGCCTCATGGGCTTCTTGAAGAGTGGCAGCCAGAAGTCACTGTTGGCAGGGGGATTATCAGCGGCCTTACTCTTTTATGTTTCTACTCAGCTTCCCGTAAGACCAGTTTTTGCATCATCTATTGGGCTTG GGTTGTCTGCTGCCCTTCTGGGAGTGATGGGCTCTCGCTTCAAGAAGTCAGGGAAGGTATTTCCAGCCGGCGTTGTATCTCTTGTGTCACTTGTAATGACCGGTGGCTACTTACATGGAATTCTACGTGGTATGCACTGA